In one window of Candidatus Methylomirabilota bacterium DNA:
- a CDS encoding lysophospholipid acyltransferase family protein: MRTPVLDTLRPFIRFGARIYWRIQLEGIQHIPTDGPLIIAPNHVTYADPVLVSLPIHLRVHFMAWDALFEVPGLSWLIRRLRAFPVQLKSADPRSTREAVRLLQTGQCVMIFPEAARSPDGRLQRFRPGAFRLASSLQVPVLPVTILGGHDSWPPGRVLPRPGRLTIVYHPVILPPKEPDARVAARVLGRQVRDAIASRLPAAHQPEADA; this comes from the coding sequence GTGCGCACTCCCGTCCTGGACACCCTCCGTCCCTTCATCCGGTTCGGGGCCCGGATCTACTGGCGGATCCAGCTCGAGGGCATCCAACACATCCCGACGGACGGGCCGCTCATTATCGCGCCCAACCACGTCACGTACGCCGACCCCGTCCTGGTGTCGCTGCCCATCCATCTCCGCGTGCACTTCATGGCGTGGGATGCGCTGTTCGAGGTCCCGGGCCTCTCCTGGCTGATCCGCCGGCTTCGCGCCTTCCCGGTGCAGCTGAAATCGGCCGATCCCCGCTCCACGCGGGAAGCCGTCCGCCTGCTCCAGACGGGGCAATGCGTGATGATCTTTCCCGAGGCCGCGCGCAGCCCAGACGGCCGGCTCCAGCGCTTCCGCCCCGGCGCCTTTCGCCTCGCTTCGTCGCTCCAGGTGCCGGTGCTGCCGGTGACTATCCTGGGTGGTCACGACTCGTGGCCCCCAGGACGCGTCCTGCCCCGACCCGGAAGGCTCACCATCGTCTACCACCCGGTCATTTTGCCGCCCAAGGAGCCCGACGCGCGTGTGGCGGCCCGGGTGCTGGGGCGTCAAGTGCGCGACGCCATCGCCTCGCGTCTGCCGGCCGCGCACCAGCCCGAGGCCGATGCGTAG
- the aroQ gene encoding type II 3-dehydroquinate dehydratase, whose protein sequence is MARSSAALVLVLHGPNLNLLGTREPAVYGRTTLAQLDGKIRRHAVRRGAKAVCRQSNHEGQLIDWIQGAAGEGFRAIVINPGALTHYSLALRDAVSAVSVPVVEVHLSNLHGREDFRRHSVIAAVARGQIAGFGPASYLLGVDAALQSAAAGRPSRRPR, encoded by the coding sequence ATGGCACGTTCATCGGCTGCCCTTGTCCTCGTACTCCACGGGCCCAACCTCAATCTCTTGGGGACGCGGGAGCCTGCCGTCTACGGCCGCACGACCCTCGCACAGCTCGACGGCAAGATCCGGCGCCACGCAGTGCGCCGAGGCGCCAAGGCGGTCTGCCGCCAGTCGAACCACGAGGGCCAGCTCATCGACTGGATACAGGGCGCCGCAGGCGAGGGCTTCCGGGCCATCGTCATCAATCCCGGCGCGCTGACCCACTACTCCCTCGCGCTGCGCGACGCGGTCTCCGCCGTTTCCGTGCCCGTCGTCGAGGTCCACCTCTCGAACCTCCACGGGCGGGAGGATTTCCGTCGCCATTCGGTGATCGCAGCCGTGGCGCGGGGACAGATCGCGGGCTTCGGCCCCGCCAGCTACCTCCTGGGCGTGGACGCGGCGCTCCAGTCGGCCGCCGCGGGCCGGCCGAGCCGGCGCCCGCGGTGA
- a CDS encoding sigma-70 family RNA polymerase sigma factor yields MPPDGAGSPGSADLDERLLIERCRAGDIAAFEPLVEKYRQRVWRLAFQVLRDREEAWDCAQDAFVRAFQSLASFRGHAAFYTWLFRIAMNVATDRLRARSAQARAFGSQPVPAEEWERTALDHGERPDQAALGAERRLRIRQALDTLPPNARTIIMLSDVEGLSYREIASVLNCPIGTVMSRLHNARKRLRSALGPMLLVLVCLAAALAGVAAWSPASGQTPPPAPVAAPPPVTAPPKGTVHFEVRVLQASNPPAPQPAAAGKQAPAPAGPAVGKMDERLKQIVPRLSKLFRYSDYTPLEHHNVDVEFGASRRLPAPGDRSLEVTPMDLQGKSVRMQVRLLKGEKSVMTSNIVAAPGAPAIVGGPRHGNGVLIIIIWADPITAPPAK; encoded by the coding sequence ATGCCACCCGACGGCGCAGGCTCTCCGGGCTCCGCGGACCTGGACGAGCGCCTCCTCATCGAGCGGTGTCGCGCGGGTGACATCGCGGCGTTCGAGCCCCTGGTGGAGAAGTACCGGCAGCGCGTGTGGCGCCTGGCCTTCCAGGTGCTGCGCGATCGCGAGGAGGCATGGGATTGCGCTCAGGACGCCTTCGTGCGGGCATTCCAGTCGCTGGCATCGTTCCGGGGCCACGCGGCTTTCTACACCTGGCTCTTCCGCATCGCCATGAACGTGGCGACCGACCGGCTGCGCGCCCGGAGCGCCCAGGCACGCGCGTTCGGCAGCCAGCCAGTGCCCGCGGAGGAGTGGGAGCGCACGGCGCTGGATCACGGGGAGCGGCCCGACCAGGCCGCGCTGGGCGCCGAGCGGCGCCTGCGCATCCGCCAGGCGCTCGATACCTTGCCGCCCAACGCGCGAACCATTATCATGCTCAGTGACGTCGAGGGACTCTCGTACCGCGAGATCGCATCCGTGCTCAACTGCCCAATCGGAACGGTGATGTCGAGGCTTCACAACGCGCGCAAGCGGCTGCGGAGCGCGCTCGGGCCCATGCTGCTCGTGCTCGTGTGTCTCGCGGCCGCGCTCGCGGGCGTCGCCGCATGGTCGCCGGCCTCGGGTCAAACGCCTCCGCCGGCCCCGGTCGCGGCGCCTCCGCCCGTCACGGCGCCTCCGAAAGGCACGGTCCACTTCGAGGTCAGGGTCCTGCAGGCCTCGAACCCTCCCGCTCCTCAGCCCGCGGCGGCCGGCAAGCAGGCGCCGGCTCCCGCCGGCCCCGCCGTCGGCAAGATGGACGAGCGCCTCAAGCAGATCGTGCCGCGGCTGAGCAAGCTCTTCCGCTACAGTGACTACACGCCGCTCGAACATCACAATGTGGACGTCGAGTTCGGCGCCTCCAGGCGCCTGCCTGCCCCGGGCGACCGCTCGCTCGAAGTCACGCCGATGGACCTCCAGGGCAAGTCGGTCCGCATGCAGGTGCGGCTGCTCAAGGGCGAGAAGTCGGTCATGACCTCGAACATCGTCGCCGCCCCGGGCGCGCCTGCCATCGTCGGCGGCCCGCGCCACGGCAACGGTGTGCTCATCATCATCATCTGGGCGGATCCGATCACCGCGCCCCCGGCGAAGTGA
- a CDS encoding acyl-CoA carboxylase subunit beta translates to MSEERYFRERARIEQGHVKYRDKLKDEGKLFVRDRLKLLLDPGSPFQEDFLFARNLEADTPADGVVTGVGTVGGRTVCIMANDYTVKAGSWGEKTVAKIVRIQERAQRLQVPLLYLVDAAGGRISEQIKIFPGRFHAGRIFYNEVQLSGVVPQVCILFGPSPAGSAYLPALTDCVIMVDGKASLYVGSPRMVEMAIGEKVSLEDLGGARMHCSVSGCGDILAGSDEDAIELCKRYLAFMPQSYRERPASTEAREAVPGRPIEQIVPYDQRKWFDMYEVIDRVVDAGSFFEIKRLFAQEIITGFARIGGRAAGIVANQPKVKGGVLMVDSSDKGARFIWLCNAFNIPLVYLADVPGFMVGAKVERAGIIRHGAKMVFATSQATVPKISVVVRKCYGAGLYAMCGPAFEPDAALSLPQGQVAIMGPEPAVNAVYYNKIMELPESERAAYVREKRAEYVQDVDIYKLASEMLVDGIIAGSELRGELIKRLEYAQGKQLEFPPRRNPVLPV, encoded by the coding sequence GTGAGTGAGGAGCGCTACTTCCGGGAGCGCGCCCGCATCGAGCAGGGCCACGTCAAGTACCGCGACAAGCTGAAGGACGAGGGCAAGCTCTTCGTCCGCGACCGTCTGAAGCTCCTCCTCGACCCGGGCTCTCCGTTCCAGGAGGACTTCCTCTTCGCCCGCAACCTGGAGGCGGATACGCCCGCCGACGGCGTGGTCACCGGTGTCGGCACCGTGGGCGGGCGCACAGTCTGCATCATGGCCAACGACTACACGGTCAAGGCCGGCTCCTGGGGTGAGAAGACGGTGGCGAAGATCGTGCGCATCCAGGAGCGGGCCCAGCGGCTGCAGGTGCCGCTGCTCTATCTCGTGGACGCGGCGGGCGGGCGCATCTCGGAGCAGATCAAGATCTTCCCCGGCCGCTTCCATGCCGGGCGCATCTTCTACAATGAAGTCCAGCTCTCCGGCGTCGTCCCCCAGGTGTGCATTCTCTTCGGCCCGTCGCCGGCCGGCTCTGCCTACCTGCCGGCTCTGACCGACTGCGTGATCATGGTGGACGGTAAGGCGAGCCTGTACGTCGGCTCTCCCCGCATGGTCGAGATGGCCATCGGCGAGAAGGTCTCGCTCGAGGACCTCGGTGGCGCACGCATGCACTGCTCGGTGTCGGGCTGCGGCGACATCCTGGCGGGCTCCGACGAGGACGCGATCGAACTCTGCAAGCGATACCTGGCCTTCATGCCCCAGTCGTATCGCGAGCGGCCGGCGAGCACCGAAGCCCGCGAGGCCGTGCCGGGCAGGCCGATCGAACAGATCGTCCCGTACGACCAGCGCAAGTGGTTCGACATGTACGAGGTCATCGATCGGGTCGTGGACGCAGGCTCCTTCTTCGAGATCAAGCGGCTCTTTGCCCAGGAGATCATTACCGGATTCGCCCGCATCGGCGGCCGCGCAGCCGGCATCGTCGCCAACCAGCCCAAGGTCAAGGGCGGCGTGCTGATGGTGGACTCCTCCGACAAGGGCGCGCGCTTCATCTGGCTCTGCAACGCGTTCAACATCCCGCTCGTCTACCTGGCCGACGTCCCGGGCTTCATGGTCGGGGCCAAGGTGGAGCGCGCGGGCATCATCCGCCACGGCGCCAAGATGGTCTTCGCCACCTCGCAGGCGACGGTGCCGAAGATCTCCGTGGTCGTGCGCAAGTGCTACGGCGCGGGGCTCTACGCGATGTGCGGCCCGGCCTTCGAGCCCGACGCGGCGCTATCCCTGCCGCAGGGGCAGGTGGCCATCATGGGGCCCGAGCCGGCGGTCAACGCCGTCTACTACAACAAGATCATGGAGCTGCCGGAAAGCGAGCGCGCGGCTTACGTCCGGGAGAAGCGCGCGGAGTACGTCCAGGACGTGGACATCTACAAGCTCGCCTCGGAGATGCTGGTGGACGGCATCATCGCGGGGTCGGAGCTGCGCGGCGAGCTCATTAAGCGGCTCGAGTACGCCCAGGGCAAGCAGCTCGAGTTCCCACCGCGCAGGAATCCCGTTCTCCCCGTCTGA
- the cobS gene encoding adenosylcobinamide-GDP ribazoletransferase, with protein sequence MGYLILAVRFLTIVPVPGREATGAGALGRAAWWFPAVGVALGACLAAADQLLAFLFPPLLGSILVIGLWKVLTGGIHLDGLADVLDGLAGRDAERRLAIMRDSRIGVFGAAGIVLCFLISAGALDALPTGRHPAVLLLAPAAGRLAPLLIGPLFPAASPGQGVGAAFLEGLSPWVAPVSISGLWILAAALLGPWGGLLLSLALASMLLWAVFVASRLGGLTGDALGSSVEVGELATLVAAAALIHLRVI encoded by the coding sequence GTGGGCTACCTGATTCTTGCGGTCCGGTTTCTGACCATCGTGCCCGTGCCGGGGCGCGAGGCGACGGGCGCGGGGGCGCTGGGGCGTGCCGCGTGGTGGTTTCCCGCCGTGGGCGTGGCGCTCGGCGCCTGCCTCGCCGCGGCCGACCAGCTCCTCGCGTTCCTGTTCCCGCCGCTGCTGGGAAGCATACTGGTCATTGGGCTGTGGAAGGTTCTTACCGGCGGCATCCACCTCGACGGTCTCGCCGACGTCCTCGACGGCCTCGCGGGCCGCGACGCCGAGCGACGGCTCGCCATCATGCGGGACAGCCGTATCGGTGTCTTCGGCGCCGCCGGCATCGTCCTCTGCTTCCTGATCTCGGCAGGCGCGCTCGACGCGCTGCCCACGGGCCGCCATCCGGCCGTGCTGTTGCTGGCGCCGGCGGCAGGCCGCCTCGCGCCGCTTCTGATCGGCCCGTTGTTCCCGGCGGCGAGCCCTGGTCAGGGGGTCGGCGCGGCCTTCCTCGAGGGTCTGTCGCCGTGGGTGGCGCCCGTGTCCATCTCGGGCCTCTGGATCCTGGCAGCCGCGCTCCTCGGGCCGTGGGGCGGGCTCCTCTTGAGCCTCGCCCTTGCGAGCATGCTTCTCTGGGCGGTGTTTGTGGCCTCCCGCCTCGGTGGCCTCACGGGCGATGCGCTCGGCTCGTCCGTCGAGGTGGGCGAGCTCGCGACGTTGGTCGCCGCCGCGGCCCTGATTCACCTGCGCGTCATCTAA
- a CDS encoding histidine phosphatase family protein, with protein sequence MRTTIYLVRHGSVVGAETRRFIGHLDVPLSPMGEAEAAALGRRLAGAKLAAAYSSDLARTRRTAEILTAPHGLEAVPLPELREFSMGRWEGLTAAEIRALDPAAFEAWMADVGRFQFPGGESLTDVSARAWPAFEGIAARHPGSRVLVVAHGGPNRIVMCRALGIRPERILALGQDYAALSVLERGPSGWALRLLNHREPLP encoded by the coding sequence GTGCGGACGACCATCTACCTTGTCCGGCACGGCAGCGTGGTGGGCGCCGAAACTCGGCGGTTCATCGGCCATCTCGACGTGCCGCTTTCGCCGATGGGCGAAGCCGAAGCGGCGGCGCTGGGACGGCGGCTCGCGGGCGCCAAGCTCGCCGCGGCGTATTCCAGCGACCTCGCGCGCACGCGACGGACCGCCGAGATCCTGACGGCGCCGCACGGGCTCGAGGCCGTCCCGCTGCCGGAGCTCCGGGAGTTCTCCATGGGGCGCTGGGAGGGCCTGACAGCGGCCGAGATCCGGGCGCTCGACCCCGCGGCCTTCGAGGCGTGGATGGCCGACGTCGGCCGATTCCAGTTTCCCGGGGGAGAGAGTCTGACGGACGTCTCGGCGAGGGCTTGGCCCGCGTTCGAGGGCATCGCTGCCCGCCACCCGGGCTCTCGCGTCCTAGTCGTCGCACACGGCGGCCCGAACCGCATCGTCATGTGCCGGGCGCTGGGCATTCGTCCCGAGCGTATCCTGGCGCTGGGTCAGGACTACGCGGCGCTGTCCGTGCTCGAGCGGGGCCCGTCGGGCTGGGCCCTCCGGCTGCTGAACCACCGCGAGCCGCTGCCATAG